The segment GAAAAATCTAAATCATGCGGCAGCCATGATAAAGAATGTGACTCGTCTACGGAAAGTAAAGAATTCAGCTGCAATTACAACTCTACAGAAAAAACACCAGTAACCGAACATAATCCTACCCCACAAACAACTAAGAAATTGACGGAACTGTCAACTGAAATTCATCTCACAACACTTCGCCAGACAACTGGCTCTGGAATCTTAACGACAAAGAAATCTATAGAAGAGTTGTCAACTGAAACACCTTTGACAACAATTCCAAAGACAACCGGCTCAGGTAATGTAGAAACTACAAGATCTGGAATGCCTACAACAGAAGAATCTTCAGAGGAATTGTCAACTGAAACACCTTTGACCACAATTTTTCAGACAACTGGAAAAGGTGATGTAGAAATTACTAGATCTGAAACAGAAGAATCTACAGAAGAGTTGTCAACTTATACACCTTTGACCACTATTCCACAAACAACTGGCTCACGTGATGTAAAAACTACTATATCTGGAATGTCTACAACTGAAGAGATTATAACTGAAACACCTTTCACAACAATTCCACAGACAACTGCCTCAGCTGATGTAGAAACTACTGTATCTGGAATGTCTACGACAGGAGAGTTGTCAACTGAAAAACCTTTGACCACAATTCCAAAGACGTCTGGCCGAGGTGATGTAGAAACTACTATATCTGGAATGTCTACGACAGAAGAGTTGTCAAATGAAACACCTTTGACCACAATTCCACAGACATCTGGCCGAGGCGATGTAGAAACTACTATATCTGGAATGTCTACGACAGAAGAGTTGTCAACTGAAACACCTTTGACCACAATTCCACATACAACTGGCGCAGGTGATGTAGAAACTACCAGATCTGAAATGTCTACGACAGAGGAATATTCGGAAGAGTTTTCAACTGAAACACCTTTGACCACAATTCCACAGACGTCTGGCCGAGGTGATGTTGAAACTACTATATTTGGAATGTCTACGTCAGGAGAGTTGTCAACTGAAATACCTTTGACCACAATTGCACAGATAACTGGCTCAGGTGATGTAGAAACTACCAGATCTGAAATGTCTACAACAGAGGAATATTCAGAAGAGTTGTCAACTGAAACACCTTTGACCACAATTCCACAGACGTCTGGCCGAGGTGATGTAGAAACTACTATATCTGGAATGTCTACAAGAAAAGAGTTGTCAACTGAAACACCTTTGACCAGAATTCCACAGACAACTGACCCAGGTGATGTAGAAACTACTATATTTGGAATGTTTACGACAGAGGAGTTGTCATCTCAAACAACTTTGACCAGAATTCCACAGACAACCGGCCCAGGTGATGTAGAAACTACAAGATCTGAAATGTCTACGACAAAGGACTCTTCAGAAAAGTTGTCAACTGAAACACTTTTGAGCACAATTCCACAGACAACTGGCTCTGGTGATGAAGAAACTACAAGATCTAGAATGTCTACGGCAGAAAAATCTACAGAAGAGTTGTCAACTGAAACACCTTTGACCAGAATTCCACAGACAACTAGCTCTGGTGATGAAGAATCTACAAGATCTGGAATGTCTACGAAAAAGGAATATGTAGAAGATTTGTCAACTGAAACACCTTTGAACACTATTCCACAGACAACTGGCTCAGTTGATATAGAAACTATTATACCTGGAATGTCTACTACAGAAGAGTTGTCAACTGAAACACTTCTCACCACAATTGTACAGTCAACTGGTCCTGGTGATATAGAAACTACTAGATCTAGAATTTCTACGACAGTGGAAACTACAGAAGAGTTGTCAACTAAAGTAGCTTTCACCACAATTCCATTGTCAACTGACCCAGGTGATGAAAAAAGTGATTGTGGATTGCTAGGTAAATGTGATTTATCGTCAGAAACTGCAGAACATGATTGTAGTAAAAGTTGTGATTCAAAATACTCGAGTGAAGAATGTAAAAAATCTGGAAATTGTGAAGAATTATCAGAGAGTGTCTCGAGTTACAAGGCGAATTGTGAAAGTTCCGATAATTGTGAAGAGGGAGAGAAAAAGGACTgctacaatttgaaaaattgcaacATTTCATTGGATAGCGATGACATAAATTGTAAAGattccaaaaattgtaataaatcatCGGAAAGCAATAATAAAAGTTGTGACTCATCAGCAGAGGGTGTAGATTATAAAAGTTGTGATAAATCGGGGGATTGTAATGAGCCATTAGAAAGCAAAGAAAAAAGCTGTGAAAAATCAAGCTATTGTAACAGCTCATCAGTAAGCAGCGAAAAGGACTGTAAGTGCAGGGAATCTTccgaaaatttcaataaaagttgCGATAAATCAAAGAATTGTGACAAAACATCAAATAGCGAAGAAAAAGGTTGTAATAAATCCAGAAATTGTAACAATTCATCACAAAGGTGTGACTGTGACTCATCATCAAAGAGCGTAGGTGAAGATTGCAACAAATCAAAGGATTGCAACAATACATCAGagagtaaagaaaaaaactgtgaTAAGtccagaaattgtaaaaattcatcaaaaagCTATGAAAAATCTTGTGAGTGTGACTCCTCAACAAGTAGCAATGAGGACGGTTGTAACGAATCAAATGATTGCAACAATACATCAGATAGTGAAGAAAAAAGCTGTGAAAAATCGATAAATTGTGACGAGTTATTACAAAGCAAAGAAAAAAGTTGTGATTGTAGCTTATCGTCCGAAAATTCCAACAAAAGTTGTGACAAATCCAAAAATTGCGACCATTTATCGGAAAGCGAAGGAAAAAGTTGTGACTGTGATTCATTAACAAGGAGTGTAGAAGATAGTTGTGACAAATCGAAGGATTGTGACAAAACACTAGAGAACGAAGAAAAAAGCTGTGAAGAATCTAGAAATTGTGATAAGTCATCAGAGTCCGTAGATAGAAATTGTGATATATCAACGAATTGTGATACATCATCAGAGACCGAAGATAGAAGTTGTGACAAATCAATGGATTGTGATAGATCTTCAGAAAACACCAAAAAAGATTGTAATATAACACATGAGAGTGATTGTAATACATCTTCTATCAGCGCAGTAAGTATTAAAACTAAATCAGATATGTTATtggaaacaacaacattttcataTTCCCATCAATCTTTAGATGTCATCATAACAAAAAATGCCATTTCCAAAGATACGGAAGCAGCGACGAAAAGTTCAAACGAAAAAAGATTAACCGATGAAACAATcatatttgattcaaatttatTGTCACAATCGACCAGATCTTCAAAAAATTTAGTcacaaattatgaaatattaacaACTGAAAGCCAATCTATAATGAAAATGCCAGATTTTCATTCAGCAAACTCAACTAACCAGCCATTAACAGAGTCTTCAGTTTTTGAACCTTTATTTACAACGCATCGAAAGGTTTTAACGGAGTCCTCTAAGTTTCAGGGCTCATTTCATCAAAAAGCTACTTTCTGTCCctgttatcaaaacaataaacCTACAAATTGTGctgaaaaaatacacaaatgcTTAAATCTCACACACACCATAGAATATAAAAGCAGTAGCGATACGAACAACTTTGTAGTAAAATTtcgacattttctaaaaaaggaccacatataaaaacattgaaaaatttgttttattatatttaactgTTCGACAACCTAAGTTTACTCATCTAAATGAAATAGTATTTAATCGAAACAATGTAGAAAAAATTCAATTCCTTagatcttaaatatttatattaataaaaatgccTTAAATACCCAAATAATTGTGTTCTGAAAATGGTGTCAACAATTAaagataattaaatattttactcatATGACATATAAATCTATTCAATTATGCGCTTATACgtgtgttttttatgaaaaaattaattactcaAATAGATTCACAAGTTCTCACACTTATTTTCGttttggtataaaaatgtatgaatgtagtcttgatattttctttcttgatatttttaaattgcgtatttgctgttagattaaaaacttaattgagGAAACAATTATGTTGAAACTTTTATAATACAGGCcgtcaaatttttctaaaggacGAATCCTTAGAATTTCTCCATCACATATGCTTTGGAGATATCGTGTTCCGAAATAAAAAAACGCCATTTTTGTGCTTTTTAGAGACGTTATCTAAAAGTCCATTCTGTCAACTTTAAAGTGAAGGTTTAACATCtgacatattttgtttttatcgtcacctaaatttttatataactttaaattGACCAAAACTGTAggtaaattcatattttttactatgaaaataccttttgaatattgttttaaaatcgaTTGGAATTGCTGCGATATCATCGGTGAAATTTGATGTACGACAGACATAGTAAAGTCGaatcaaaaagttatttttgagtTGTTTGGTACATCATATATAACCTTTTAACCTTAATGTGAAGATATCTCGAAGAAGAAGGAAAACATTTTGACTTGACTTTTCGATGgcatataacattttacaaatgaaGTTGTAATGTCTCAAAAAAGGCGTTTTCTCAAATTTTAGGACACGATATCCAAATTCCAGATTTTATGGAGAATAGAGGTAACGttcgacttttttaaattcttgaCCATATAACCCATTTTCCTAAAAGTAGACTATTTTGTAGTCTGACATTATTCTagcataaaataacaattatcaaGAACTACTGGGATTTGTAAGCAATAAGCATACAGTAATATAGATATGGCTGGATGATTATTGGAGTGTGCAACATTTATAGTTTGTGCTGTTTGTATGTGCGTAgttgcaataataaaaacaacaaaaacattattaaactcCCTCACGGCATGATAACAAAATTCCGATATGATTATATTGCATTCGTTGTAAAACAAGAAAGCCGGAAAATGCACACAGGGTAGATGAAGAATACAGTAGAAAATACATGAATTAATGGTTGGATAGTTGTTgtgaatttatgtatgtgtatgtatggcAATTGGGTATACGTTAAGACCATAGCAACATCCCTTGTCGATGAAAACAACAGCGAAAACTATTAATATAAGTACAACAACGTTTACTGTTACTAAACTCTAAATGAATTGCATTTCTATACATGAAATAttcagtttattaaattttttcaaaaaatttctagtTTTTAATGTGCAAAATATGGTATAAGTAGGGTTTctacttcaaaatttttataatgactACAGTTTGTTGCGCAtgcattaaaaaacaaaattatgcgAGTAATAGATTTCAATTTTTACACCAGGTGTCCAAGAAGAAAGTGCTTGTACGTAATTATATCaaatgtactaaattttatcaaatgctgcacttttttagattttaaactgGCAAATTTCTAATCTTTAGTGTGAGAGTGAATGTGTTCCCTGAAATCAAAAAATCAAATGCCTTCCAACTATGACAGACCCATGTTAAAATCACAAATCACTTAAGTAATTTGATAAGCGCATTAATCCATATTGGTAGGTGGAATAACTAGTACAAGTgtgttttataatatattcGTGCCCACAACTGGTTTAACAAGGAATACAACTCTTCACTATTTGTCATCATCGACAGcaaatataacataaaataaaaataaa is part of the Lucilia cuprina isolate Lc7/37 chromosome 3, ASM2204524v1, whole genome shotgun sequence genome and harbors:
- the LOC124418976 gene encoding extracellular matrix protein A-like, which codes for MSTTEKSTEELSTEKPLTTISQTTGQGDIETTRSRMSTKEISSEELSTEKPLTTITQTTGSDDVETTGSDTSKTKESSEELSTETPLTTISQTTDSSDVETTRSEMSTIEYSAEELSTETPLTTIPQTTGSSYEETTRFYTSTTEENSEEFSTEIPLSTFAQTTIPGDIETIIPGMSTTEQLSTETPLTTIPQIIGSDNEETTRSVMSTTKEYSGELSTETPLTTIPQTTGFGDVETTRSVMSTKEKSTEELSTETPLTTISQTTGKGDVETTISGMSTKEISSEELSTRKSLTTITQTTGSENVETTGSETSKTKESSEELSKETPLTTIPQTNGYAETTILSTEELSTKTHLITISTTRESTEPLSTKTHPTTTPDSQSKDCSDSSNCKSSESIGRDCKVSERCSASTESEDKDCNTTKQCNSSSESNSSSGSKETDCKSTDSCDSSSESKEKSCIGSKICDESAETKDLESKQKNCEDPTSCDISSESNSHECIQSKNCDSSSEIEEQECKSSQGCHSSSEGNEYSCEKSKSCGSHDKECDSSTESKEFSCNYNSTEKTPVTEHNPTPQTTKKLTELSTEIHLTTLRQTTGSGILTTKKSIEELSTETPLTTIPKTTGSGNVETTRSGMPTTEESSEELSTETPLTTIFQTTGKGDVEITRSETEESTEELSTYTPLTTIPQTTGSRDVKTTISGMSTTEEIITETPFTTIPQTTASADVETTVSGMSTTGELSTEKPLTTIPKTSGRGDVETTISGMSTTEELSNETPLTTIPQTSGRGDVETTISGMSTTEELSTETPLTTIPHTTGAGDVETTRSEMSTTEEYSEEFSTETPLTTIPQTSGRGDVETTIFGMSTSGELSTEIPLTTIAQITGSGDVETTRSEMSTTEEYSEELSTETPLTTIPQTSGRGDVETTISGMSTRKELSTETPLTRIPQTTDPGDVETTIFGMFTTEELSSQTTLTRIPQTTGPGDVETTRSEMSTTKDSSEKLSTETLLSTIPQTTGSGDEETTRSRMSTAEKSTEELSTETPLTRIPQTTSSGDEESTRSGMSTKKEYVEDLSTETPLNTIPQTTGSVDIETIIPGMSTTEELSTETLLTTIVQSTGPGDIETTRSRISTTVETTEELSTKVAFTTIPLSTDPGDEKSDCGLLGKCDLSSETAEHDCSKSCDSKYSSEECKKSGNCEELSESVSSYKANCESSDNCEEGEKKDCYNLKNCNISLDSDDINCKDSKNCNKSSESNNKSCDSSAEGVDYKSCDKSGDCNEPLESKEKSCEKSSYCNSSSVSSEKDCKCRESSENFNKSCDKSKNCDKTSNSEEKGCNKSRNCNNSSQRCDCDSSSKSVGEDCNKSKDCNNTSESKEKNCDKSRNCKNSSKSYEKSCECDSSTSSNEDGCNESNDCNNTSDSEEKSCEKSINCDELLQSKEKSCDCSLSSENSNKSCDKSKNCDHLSESEGKSCDCDSLTRSVEDSCDKSKDCDKTLENEEKSCEESRNCDKSSESVDRNCDISTNCDTSSETEDRSCDKSMDCDRSSENTKKDCNITHESDCNTSSISAVSIKTKSDMLLETTTFSYSHQSLDVIITKNAISKDTEAATKSSNEKRLTDETIIFDSNLLSQSTRSSKNLVTNYEILTTESQSIMKMPDFHSANSTNQPLTESSVFEPLFTTHRKVLTESSKFQGSFHQKATFCPCYQNNKPTNCAEKIHKCLNLTHTIEYKSSSDTNNFVYLIETM